The following are encoded together in the Phaseolus vulgaris cultivar G19833 chromosome 9, P. vulgaris v2.0, whole genome shotgun sequence genome:
- the LOC137821592 gene encoding protein TRANSPARENT TESTA GLABRA 1: MDNSTQDSHLRSENSVTHESPYPIYAMAFSPSHPHRLALGSFIEKYTNRIHILSFHPDTLSLTPHPSLSFDHPYPPTKLMFHPRKPSPSSSSDLLATSGDYLRLWDVRENSVEPLSLFNNSKTSEFCAPLTSFDWNDIDHNRIGTSSIDTTCTIWDIERTVVETQLIAHDKEVYDIAWGEARVFASVSADGSVRIFDLRDKEHSTIIYESPHPDTPLLRLAWNKQDLRYMATILMDSNKVVILDIRSPTTPVAELERHRGSVNAIAWAPHSSTHICSAGDDTQALIWELPTLAAPSGIDPMCMYSAGCEINQLQWSAAQPDWIAIAFANKVQLLKV, translated from the coding sequence ATGGATAATTCCACCCAAGACTCCCACCTTCGATCGGAGAACTCGGTGACCCATGAATCGCCCTACCCAATCTACGCCATGGCCTTCTCACCCTCCCACCCTCACCGTCTCGCCCTCGGAAGTTTCATCGAAAAATACACCAACCGCATCCACATCCTCTCCTTTCACCCCGACACCCTTTCCCTCACCCCACACCCCTCCCTCTCCTTCGACCACCCTTACCCTCCAACCAAGCTCATGTTCCACCCTCGCAAACCATCCCCCTCCTCCTCCTCCGACCTCCTAGCAACCTCCGGCGACTACCTCCGCCTCTGGGACGTCCGCGAAAACTCCGTCGAGCCCCTCTCCCTCTTCAACAACAGCAAGACCAGCGAGTTTTGCGCGCCCCTCACCTCCTTCGACTGGAACGACATCGACCACAATCGCATCGGCACCTCCAGCATCGACACCACCTGCACCATCTGGGACATCGAACGCACCGTCGTCGAGACGCAGCTCATCGCCCACGACAAGGAGGTCTACGACATCGCCTGGGGTGAGGCAAGAGTCTTCGCCTCCGTCTCAGCCGACGGCTCCGTTCGAATCTTCGATTTGCGTGACAAAGAGCACTCCACCATCATCTATGAAAGCCCCCACCCCGACACCCCTTTGCTGCGTTTGGCTTGGAACAAGCAAGACCTCAGGTATATGGCTACCATCTTGATGGACAGTAATAAAGTTGTGATCTTGGATATTAGGTCCCCCACTACCCCTGTGGCGGAGTTAGAGAGGCATCGTGGGAGTGTAAATGCCATTGCTTGGGCTCCTCATAGCTCTACGCATATTTGTTCTGCTGGGGATGATACTCAGGCTCTTATCTGGGAATTGCCCACGCTGGCTGCTCCCTCTGGGATTGATCCTATGTGCATGTATTCTGCTGGCTGTGAAATCAACCAGCTGCAGTGGTCCGCGGCTCAGCCTGATTGGATTGCTATTGCTTTTGCCAACAAGGTGCAGCTTTTGAAGGTTTGA